The following coding sequences lie in one Betaproteobacteria bacterium genomic window:
- a CDS encoding YqhA family protein, giving the protein MFEKLFESVLWNSRFVVVIAVVASMAAAIAVFYITTVDVWYAVLHIAHYADPAITPEARKTLHDDTVTHIVEVVDGYLLATVMLIFALGLYELFVSDIDQARGSRASSKILVIENLDDLKNRLAKVILMILVVKLFEHAVKMKLDSVLELLYLGGSIALVGLALYLTHASEGHGDRGPRSGGAEDHRDVGH; this is encoded by the coding sequence ATGTTCGAAAAGCTCTTCGAAAGCGTTCTCTGGAACAGCCGCTTCGTCGTCGTCATTGCCGTCGTGGCGAGCATGGCAGCGGCCATCGCCGTCTTCTACATCACGACCGTGGATGTCTGGTACGCGGTGCTTCACATCGCCCACTACGCGGATCCGGCGATCACGCCCGAGGCGCGCAAGACGCTGCACGACGACACGGTGACCCACATCGTGGAGGTGGTCGATGGCTATCTGCTCGCCACCGTGATGCTCATCTTCGCACTGGGACTCTACGAGCTGTTCGTGAGCGATATCGACCAGGCGCGCGGTTCGCGCGCCTCGAGCAAGATACTCGTGATAGAGAATCTGGACGATCTCAAGAATCGCCTCGCGAAGGTGATCCTGATGATCCTGGTGGTGAAGCTCTTCGAGCACGCGGTGAAGATGAAGCTCGATTCGGTGCTGGAACTGCTCTATTTGGGGGGAAGCATCGCGCTCGTGGGGCTGGCGTTGTACCTGACACACGCGTCGGAGGGTCACGGGGACCGGGGTCCGCGGTCGGGCGGAGCGGAGGACCACCGCGACGTCGGGCACTGA
- the mog gene encoding molybdopterin adenylyltransferase, with protein sequence MSEEAVRIGLVSISDRASKGVYRDEGLPALRDWLSRAVINPIAFVERLIPDEQPGIEATLRELADGERCNLVLTTGGTGPAKRDVTPEATLAIADKVMPGFGEQMRQISLRFVPTAILSRQTAVIRGDALIINLPGQPKSIRETLEGLRNADGTQAVPGIFAAVPYCVDLIGGPYIETREDLCKAFRPKSAIRPKA encoded by the coding sequence ATGAGTGAAGAGGCTGTCAGGATCGGCCTGGTCTCCATCAGCGACCGGGCCTCGAAAGGCGTGTATCGGGACGAGGGTCTGCCGGCCCTGCGCGACTGGCTGAGCCGGGCGGTCATCAATCCGATCGCGTTCGTCGAGCGGCTCATTCCCGACGAGCAGCCCGGGATCGAGGCGACGCTCAGGGAACTGGCTGACGGCGAACGATGCAATCTGGTGCTGACCACCGGCGGAACCGGCCCCGCGAAACGGGATGTGACACCCGAGGCAACGCTGGCCATCGCGGACAAGGTAATGCCGGGTTTCGGCGAGCAGATGCGGCAGATCAGCCTCAGGTTCGTGCCGACCGCCATCCTTTCCCGGCAGACGGCCGTGATCCGGGGCGATGCGCTGATCATCAACCTGCCGGGCCAGCCGAAGTCGATCCGCGAGACGCTCGAGGGCCTGCGCAACGCCGATGGCACACAGGCCGTGCCCGGAATCTTTGCCGCGGTGCCCTACTGTGTGGACCTCATCGGCGGCCCCTACATCGAGACGCGCGAGGACCTGTGCAAGGCGTTCAGGCCCAAGTCCGCGATCCGGCCGAAGGCGTGA
- a CDS encoding MFS transporter, whose amino-acid sequence MTQRKAWLNDGVRAREVWAWACYDFANSGYTTVVITAIFNAYFVGVIAGKAPWATFAWTAALSVSYVLIVLTAPLVGAWADAHAAKKRVLFVATAGCVIGTAALSLAGPGQLWVAVVALVISNYFYGTGENITAAFLPELARGDALGKISGWAWAFGYVGGLVSLGACLGYVTWAQGRGQEAEDFVPVTMVITAILFAVASLPTFLIMKERARPQRTRAGAYAGAFSRLGATLRHAGQFRDLARFLVCILFYQAGVQTVVSIAAIYAQEAMGFGTRETLIMVLLVNITASIGAFGFGYVQDRVGHVRSVGLTLIGWCVTTLVAWRATEAAWFWLAANLAGLCMGASQSAGRALVGYFSPETRRAEFFGLWGLSVKLSSILGPLTYGVVSWVSRGDHRLAMLLTGVFFVIGLALLAGVKADRGRQAALDADHDGVFREGA is encoded by the coding sequence ATGACCCAACGCAAGGCCTGGCTCAACGATGGAGTGCGTGCCCGGGAAGTCTGGGCCTGGGCCTGCTACGACTTCGCCAATTCCGGATACACCACCGTCGTCATCACGGCGATCTTCAACGCGTACTTCGTGGGCGTCATCGCCGGCAAGGCGCCCTGGGCGACGTTCGCCTGGACCGCAGCGCTTTCCGTGTCGTACGTGCTGATCGTTCTCACGGCGCCTCTGGTGGGCGCCTGGGCCGACGCGCACGCGGCCAAGAAGCGCGTGCTGTTCGTCGCCACGGCCGGTTGCGTGATCGGCACGGCCGCGCTGTCGCTCGCCGGTCCCGGCCAGTTGTGGGTCGCGGTCGTCGCCCTGGTAATCTCCAACTACTTCTACGGGACCGGAGAGAACATCACGGCCGCTTTCCTCCCCGAGCTTGCCAGGGGAGACGCGCTGGGCAAGATCTCCGGCTGGGCCTGGGCCTTCGGCTACGTGGGCGGTCTGGTGAGTCTGGGAGCCTGCCTCGGCTATGTCACGTGGGCTCAGGGACGCGGCCAGGAGGCCGAGGACTTCGTGCCGGTGACGATGGTCATCACGGCCATCCTCTTCGCAGTGGCGAGCCTGCCGACCTTCCTGATCATGAAGGAGCGCGCCCGTCCGCAGCGGACTCGAGCCGGAGCCTACGCCGGCGCTTTTTCCCGCTTGGGCGCCACATTGCGGCACGCCGGGCAGTTCCGGGATCTCGCACGATTCCTCGTGTGCATCCTTTTCTACCAGGCAGGCGTCCAGACGGTCGTGTCCATCGCAGCCATCTATGCCCAGGAGGCCATGGGTTTCGGCACCCGCGAAACGCTCATCATGGTGCTTCTGGTCAACATCACTGCAAGCATCGGGGCCTTTGGCTTCGGTTACGTTCAGGACAGGGTAGGCCACGTCCGAAGCGTGGGCCTGACGCTTATCGGCTGGTGCGTGACCACGCTCGTCGCCTGGCGCGCCACCGAGGCGGCCTGGTTCTGGCTGGCGGCAAACCTCGCCGGACTGTGCATGGGGGCCAGTCAATCGGCGGGAAGGGCGCTCGTGGGGTACTTCAGTCCGGAGACGCGGCGGGCGGAGTTCTTCGGGCTGTGGGGTCTCTCGGTGAAGCTGTCGTCGATACTCGGCCCTCTCACCTATGGTGTGGTGAGCTGGGTGTCCAGGGGTGACCACCGTCTCGCAATGCTGCTTACCGGCGTCTTTTTCGTCATCGGACTCGCCCTGCTGGCAGGTGTGAAGGCCGACAGGGGGCGGCAGGCTGCCCTTGATGCAGATCACGATGGCGTGTTTCGAGAAGGTGCATAA
- a CDS encoding amidohydrolase family protein, with protein sequence MRDPNALISLSDAGAHLEFFCDAGFALHVLGHWVRELGVLTVEQAIHRMTDEPARLFGLKGRGRIAEGASADLFLFDPATVGRGPARRVSDLPAGASRLVTPGRGVLGVWVNGARVADEHGMLASAPLAGRVLREFEPSRG encoded by the coding sequence TTGCGCGATCCCAATGCGCTCATCTCGCTGTCCGATGCGGGTGCGCATCTCGAGTTCTTCTGCGATGCAGGATTCGCGCTGCACGTGCTCGGGCACTGGGTTCGCGAACTGGGCGTGCTGACGGTCGAGCAGGCGATTCACCGCATGACCGACGAGCCTGCCCGGCTGTTCGGGCTGAAGGGGCGTGGCAGGATCGCGGAAGGCGCGAGCGCAGACCTCTTCCTGTTCGATCCGGCCACGGTCGGACGCGGTCCGGCGCGCCGCGTGAGCGACCTGCCGGCTGGCGCATCGAGGCTGGTCACACCCGGCAGGGGGGTGCTGGGCGTATGGGTCAACGGGGCGCGCGTCGCCGATGAACATGGCATGCTTGCCAGCGCTCCGCTGGCCGGCCGCGTCTTGAGGGAGTTCGAGCCCAGCAGGGGTTAG